From Candidatus Schekmanbacteria bacterium RIFCSPLOWO2_02_FULL_38_14:
GGTCCTCGTCTCTTTCTCTGAATATTGCCTCGGAAAACCCTACAAGCATTCCAAACATTATGAACATTATGCTGAATCCCGGCACATTCTGGTCAAAAGAACTGATATTGCCTTTAATTCCTGTAAGGTTTTCTTCCTTTATCTCAACCTGACTTAATCCAAGCTGAGGCGGAAGACTTTTGATTAAAAGCTTTATGGCAGAAGCATTTACAAAGGATTTTATTGTCATAACCTCCATCCCCTTTGCAGGGTCCGTGAGAATCCTCACTGTAAAAGGCTTGCGGTCCAAATAGCTTGTTGTAAATCCCTTTGGAATTATGATTGCGCCTGCTGCCTTGTTTTCATCCCTTACAAGCTGATAAGCCTTCTCGTACTCAACCTCTTTCAAATCAAGGGATTTATTTTCTTTCAGAACTTCTATCAAGGATTTTGAGAGGGAATCTTTGTCAAGGTCAACAAGAGGAAGAAAAATTTTTACAAAATCTCCGCTCTTTCCATAAATCCCGCCAAGAGCAAAGCCTATAACAGTAATAACTGCAATTGGAACTGCTACCATCATCAAAAGCGCAGGTCTGTCGCGGAAGAGGAGTTTAAATTCATTAAGGGAAATGAACAGAAGTTTTTTCAAACTCAATCTCTCAATTCCTTTCCTGTCAGTTTCAGAAAAAGAGCTTCAAGGTCAGTAACATCCGTACCCGAAAGCAGTTCATCCAGCGAACCCTGTGCTATGAGATTCCCTTCATCTATTATTGCAATCCTGTCGCAGAGCCTTTCAGCCTCCTCCATGTAGTGTGTGGTATAAAGAACTGTAACACCTTCATATTTTAAAAGCTCAACATTTTTAAAAATATGCTCCCTTGTCTGAGGGTCAACCCCGACTGTCGGTTCATCAAGAAAAAGGTATTTTGGGGCATTGATAATGCCGCAGGCAAGGTTAAGTCTTCTCTTCATTCCGCCTGAATAGTTTTTGACTATGTCATCCTTGCGCTCCTTGAGTCCAACAAAATCAAGAACCCCTTCGATTCTGCTTTTCAGCTCCCTGCCATTAACTCCGTACATTCTTCCAAAAAATTTTAGATTCTCCTCTCCGGTTAAAGAAGAATAAAGTGATATCTCCTGCGGTACGACACCAATTATTTTTTTTACCTCTTCCTTGCTTGCAATAACACTTCTGCCTTCAATAAAACCATCACCTGAGGTTGGTCTGATATAACCGGAAAGAATGGATATGAGAGTGGTTTTTCCTGCGCCGTTTGGACCCAAGAGCCCAAAAATCTCACCCTTGCCTATTGCAAGGTTTATCCCTTTAAGGGCTTCAATTTCACCGTATTTCTTTACGAGGTCTTTTGTTTCAATCATAATTTTTAGTGAATAGTAAGTTGTCAGCAGTCAGCTTTCAGCTATCAGTATTCAGAGGCAGAGCAAGGCTCTGCGGCTACATTTCTGAACTCATAACTGACAGGCGAGACCTGCCTACTGTCAGGCAGGCGCCTGTCCTACTATTCACTGACGACTATTCACTATAAAAAACCTTCCAATCATTTCTGCAAGAGCTTTCTCATATCCCCTGAAAAAGTGGTCCTGATTTTTGATGATGGCAATCTTTTTGGGAGGCATTACCGTCTT
This genomic window contains:
- a CDS encoding ABC transporter — protein: MIETKDLVKKYGEIEALKGINLAIGKGEIFGLLGPNGAGKTTLISILSGYIRPTSGDGFIEGRSVIASKEEVKKIIGVVPQEISLYSSLTGEENLKFFGRMYGVNGRELKSRIEGVLDFVGLKERKDDIVKNYSGGMKRRLNLACGIINAPKYLFLDEPTVGVDPQTREHIFKNVELLKYEGVTVLYTTHYMEEAERLCDRIAIIDEGNLIAQGSLDELLSGTDVTDLEALFLKLTGKELRD